A stretch of DNA from Pseudonocardia hierapolitana:
GGTGACGTGGCCGGTGTGGTCGCGGCGGGTGGGGCGATGGTCGAGGAGCGGGCCGTGTTCGGGACACCGGAGGACGTGGCCGAGCAGCTGCGCCGCTACGCCGACGTCGTCGACTGGGCGCTGCTCTACCCACCCCACTTCGGGGTCGACCAGGAGCGCGTCCACGCGAACGAGCTGGCCCTGATCGAGGTGGCGTCCGCGTGGGCGTGATCAGGGCTGGGCGGAGGGGAAGCGCGGAGGGCGCTTCTCGCGGAGCGCCGCGGCGCCCTCGACGACGTCGGGGCCGAGGAAGGTCAGCATCTCGTATGCCGCGGACTGGTCGAACGTGGGACCTGCCGCGCGCAGCCAGTTGTTGAGCGCCTTCTTGGTGAGCCGGATCGCGGGCTGGGAACCCGTGGCCAGCACGTCGGCCACCCGCAGCGCCTCGTCGAGGACCTGGTCACGGGGCACGGCCTTGGCGACCATGCCGAGCCGCTCCGCCTCAGCGCCGGTGATCATCTCGCCGGTGAGCAGGTAGTAGCGGGCCTTGGCCATGCCGGCGAGCAGCGGCCAGATGATCGCGGCGTGGTCGCCGGCGGCGACACCGAGCTTGACGTGCCCGTCGCCGATCCGTGCGTCCTCCGCGGCGATGGCGACATCGGCCAAGAGGGCGGCGACGGTGCCTGCACCGACGGCGACCCCGTTGATGGCCGACACGATCGGCTTGTCGCAGTTGATGATGTTGTAGACCAGGTCGCTCATCTCGCGGAGCATGTGCGAGACGCGGTCGTAGTCGCCTGCCATCCGCTCGACCATGGCCAGGTCGCCGCCCGCGGAGAACGCCTTGCCGGCACCCGTGACGACCGCGACCCGGGTTTCGGGGTCGGCGGCGACGTCCACCCAGACGCGGGCGAGCTCGCTGTGCATCTGCTCGTCGGCGGCGTTGTACTTCTCCGGCCGGTCGAGCGTGATGAGCAGGACCCCGTTCGCGCGCCGGGAGAACCTCAGCTGCGTGTAGTCGTCGAAACCCACGTGGCTCCTCCGTTCGTCGCGCCGAGTCAACCACACCTACGATTTCTCGACCAGCGCGACTGAAAGTCGACCGGACGGTTGAAGAAGCGGGTGCCTGGCCGATACGGTTCGGTGGTGGAGCTCGGGAACAAGGTGGCAGTCGTGACCGGCGCGGCGTCCGGGATCGGCCGGGCGACGGCGGTCGCGATGGCGGCGGCGGGCGCCACGGTCGCCGCCGCGGACCGCGACGCAGACGGCCTCGCCGCCACGGTGCGGACGATCGGCACCGGGGCGACCGCGCACCGGGTCGACCTGGCCGACAAGCAGGCGATCCTGGCGCTGCGCGACGAGGTGCTCGCCGCACACGGCCTGCCGGACGTGATCGTCAACGCCGCGGGGTTCGACCGGGCCGAGCCGTTCATGGACAACGACGACGCGCTGTGGGAACAGCTGGCCGCGGTGAACTTCCTCGGCCCCGTCCGGCTCACCCGCGCGTTCCTCGAGCCGATCCTCGCGGCGCAGCACCCGGTCAAGATCGTCAACATCGCCAGCGACGCGGGCCGGGTCGGCAGCCTGGGCGAGACCGTCTACGCGGGCACCAAGGGCGGGCTGATCGCGTTCACCAAGTCGCTGGCCCGGGAGATGGCCCGCTACCAGATCAACGTCAACTGCGTGTGCCCCGGCCCGACCGACACCCCGCTGTTCGCCACCCTGCCCGAGAAGGTGCGGGAGGGGCTGATCCGCGCCATCCCGTTCCGCAGGCTCGCCACCCCCGACGAGGTGGCCGACGCCGTGTTGTTCTTCGCCTCCGGCCATTCGAACTTCGTCACCGGCCAGGTCCTCAGCGTCAGCGGCGGACTGACCATGGCCGGCTGATCACGACCGGGCGCCGTCGAGGCTGAACATCCGGGCCGCGGCCTCGACGACCGCCTCCCACAGCTCGGCCTTCCTCTCCAGCGGCAGCGACGGGCGGATCCACAACGCCGACTGGTTGAGCACGCCGTGCAGGCACTGCAGCGCCACGTCCGGGTTCGGGCAGTCGAACTCACCCGTGGCGATCCCGGCCTCGACCACGCGCCGGAAGATCGCGTCGTGACGGCGCCGGCTCTCCTTGATGATCTCCTGGAACGATGCAGGCCAGGTCGTCGGCCACGAGAACACGGTGGCCACCTCCGGGGCCGTGTCGGTGAGGATGCGGACCTGCTCCCGGATCAGGGTGCGGATCTGTTC
This window harbors:
- a CDS encoding enoyl-CoA hydratase/isomerase family protein, with translation MGFDDYTQLRFSRRANGVLLITLDRPEKYNAADEQMHSELARVWVDVAADPETRVAVVTGAGKAFSAGGDLAMVERMAGDYDRVSHMLREMSDLVYNIINCDKPIVSAINGVAVGAGTVAALLADVAIAAEDARIGDGHVKLGVAAGDHAAIIWPLLAGMAKARYYLLTGEMITGAEAERLGMVAKAVPRDQVLDEALRVADVLATGSQPAIRLTKKALNNWLRAAGPTFDQSAAYEMLTFLGPDVVEGAAALREKRPPRFPSAQP
- a CDS encoding TetR/AcrR family transcriptional regulator, whose translation is MAEPATTARASSRVERRRDRRKAEIVRTATALLSEHGYQGMNLEDVAERTDIAKATLYHYFSGKDELVAAVIEGLTVEVNRRLEQELDRVRDRSHLEQIRTLIREQVRILTDTAPEVATVFSWPTTWPASFQEIIKESRRRHDAIFRRVVEAGIATGEFDCPNPDVALQCLHGVLNQSALWIRPSLPLERKAELWEAVVEAAARMFSLDGARS
- a CDS encoding SDR family NAD(P)-dependent oxidoreductase gives rise to the protein MELGNKVAVVTGAASGIGRATAVAMAAAGATVAAADRDADGLAATVRTIGTGATAHRVDLADKQAILALRDEVLAAHGLPDVIVNAAGFDRAEPFMDNDDALWEQLAAVNFLGPVRLTRAFLEPILAAQHPVKIVNIASDAGRVGSLGETVYAGTKGGLIAFTKSLAREMARYQINVNCVCPGPTDTPLFATLPEKVREGLIRAIPFRRLATPDEVADAVLFFASGHSNFVTGQVLSVSGGLTMAG